One segment of Rosa chinensis cultivar Old Blush chromosome 6, RchiOBHm-V2, whole genome shotgun sequence DNA contains the following:
- the LOC112172428 gene encoding uncharacterized protein LOC112172428 has translation MCVPSVLENQAIKMVESKVKECMEELLKFTLESHIEGTQDIDLALPTDFCLLNNPKIGTNSTKGEPPYPLYKQLALALYESINSNAISGTDNWDQSSQLLNTLKSVDFELHVQEPFFTQIKDGLKTVEGRCNVGPYSRIGSGALILFNKCLIVEVKEVRSYGSFSDMLQAESLEKVLPGVKTIEEGVQVYRRFYTEEIERSNGVIAICIEKLPAQPYMYLAKLLSELGNDGIQSLLELNSHEFSA, from the exons ATGTGTGTGCCATCTGTGTTAGAGAATCAAG CAATAAAAATGGTTGAATCCAAAGTGAAAGAGTGCATGGAAGAGCTGTTGAAGTTCACCCTTGAATCTCACATAGAGGGTACCCAGGATATCGATCTAGCCTTGCCCACTGACTTCTGCCTCCTCAACAACCCGAAAATCGGCACCAATTCTACAAAGGGAGAACCCCCATATCCTTTATACAAGCAACTAGCACTAGCCCTATATGAATCCATCAATTCTAATGCCATTTCAGGGACAGATAATTGGGATCAGAGTTCACAATTACTAAACACTCTCAAGTCTGTGGACTTTGAACTCCATGTTCAGGAGCCCTTTTTCACACAAATCAAAGACGGCCTAAAGACAGTCGAAGGAAGGTGCAACGTTGGTCCCTATAGTCGAATCGGATCAGGAGCACTGATCCTCTTCAACAAATGCCTGATTGTCGAGGTTAAGGAAGTCCGATCGTATGGTTCCTTCTCTGATATGTTGCAAGCAGAGAGCCTAGAGAAAGTTCTCCCTGGTGTGAAAACCATTGAAGAGGGTGTTCAAGTCTACAGAAGATTCTACACTGAAGAAATTGAAAGGTCCAATGGTGTCATTGCCATATGCATTGAAAAATTGCCTGCCCAACCCTATATGTATTTGGCCAAGTTATTATCAGAATTGGGTAATGATGGTATTCAAAGCCTTCTGGAGCTCAATTCACATGAATTCAGTGCATAA